In Frondihabitans sp. PAMC 28766, a genomic segment contains:
- a CDS encoding arabinofuranosidase catalytic domain-containing protein, whose product MTTSPSSRRPRSARGKPWRRLLAAVIGTGALAIGSLFGIAGQAQAATQLPCDIYGSAGTSCVAAYSSVRALYTSYNGPLYQVQRASDSATYDVGVLSAGGYANAAGQDSFCSGTTCTITTIYDQSPQHNDLTIEPAGVQGPANVGAIANALPVTVAGHAAYGIYLPPDTGYRRAGTTGIAVNGQPESMYEVASGTNVNNGCCSDFGNVETQEHDTGASHMDALNLALLNAPGSAGHGPWVEADLENGVFEGGTAVDTANTGNSSPFVTALLKNNGQNTMALKGGNSQTGSLSTYYSGNLPSGYSPMHQEGSIVLGTGGDNSNRGTQTFYEGVMTAGYSTDAADNAVQSNIVAQGYSAVSTGGGPGSEMVGPGGKCVDVAGNDTGGDLAVVQLYDCQNLAADQHWSGSAYGNGTLGTLGRCLDIDGNGTANGTHVELYDCNGAGGQQWIQQANGSWKNPQSGRCLDDPSGNTANQTALQLYDCNGNAAQVFRVAVPIIGPGGQCVDVAGDDLNQNGQQVQLYNCLTIASFNPAAQDQQWTLAANGTIQTLGRCLDIDGNGTANGTHVELYTCNGVGGQQWVPQANGSLLNPQSGRCLDDPSGNTANNTALQLYDCNGNAAQVFSFN is encoded by the coding sequence ATGACCACATCTCCCTCCTCGCGTCGGCCGAGATCCGCGCGAGGAAAGCCCTGGCGGCGACTCCTCGCCGCCGTCATCGGCACCGGCGCCCTCGCGATCGGGTCGCTGTTCGGCATCGCCGGGCAGGCTCAGGCCGCGACCCAGCTGCCCTGCGACATCTACGGCAGCGCCGGCACCTCGTGCGTGGCCGCGTACAGCTCGGTTCGGGCGCTGTACACGAGCTACAACGGGCCGCTCTACCAGGTGCAGCGTGCCTCCGACAGCGCCACCTACGACGTCGGGGTGCTGAGCGCGGGCGGCTACGCCAACGCCGCGGGGCAGGACTCGTTCTGCTCGGGCACGACCTGTACGATCACCACGATCTACGACCAGTCGCCGCAGCACAACGACCTCACGATCGAGCCGGCCGGCGTGCAGGGGCCGGCAAACGTCGGGGCGATCGCCAACGCCCTGCCCGTGACCGTCGCCGGCCACGCCGCCTACGGAATCTACCTTCCACCCGACACGGGCTACCGCCGCGCCGGCACGACCGGCATCGCGGTGAATGGCCAGCCCGAGTCGATGTACGAGGTGGCGAGCGGCACGAACGTCAACAACGGCTGCTGCTCGGACTTCGGCAACGTCGAGACGCAGGAGCACGACACCGGCGCCAGCCACATGGACGCGCTGAACCTCGCCCTGCTCAACGCCCCCGGCAGCGCCGGGCACGGCCCGTGGGTCGAAGCCGACCTCGAGAACGGCGTCTTCGAAGGCGGCACGGCCGTCGACACGGCGAACACCGGCAACTCCAGCCCCTTCGTCACCGCCCTGCTCAAGAACAACGGGCAGAACACGATGGCGTTGAAGGGCGGCAACTCGCAGACAGGATCGCTGTCGACGTACTACAGCGGCAACCTCCCGAGCGGTTACTCCCCCATGCATCAGGAGGGCTCGATCGTGCTCGGCACCGGCGGCGACAACAGCAACCGCGGCACGCAGACGTTCTACGAGGGCGTCATGACCGCCGGCTACTCGACGGACGCCGCTGACAACGCCGTGCAGTCGAACATCGTCGCGCAGGGCTACAGCGCCGTCTCCACCGGTGGGGGCCCAGGATCCGAGATGGTCGGGCCGGGCGGAAAGTGCGTCGATGTCGCGGGCAACGACACGGGCGGCGACCTCGCCGTCGTGCAGCTCTACGACTGCCAGAACCTCGCCGCCGATCAGCACTGGTCGGGCAGCGCCTACGGCAACGGCACGCTGGGCACGCTCGGGCGGTGTCTGGACATCGACGGCAACGGCACGGCGAACGGCACCCATGTCGAGCTGTACGACTGCAACGGGGCGGGCGGCCAGCAGTGGATCCAGCAGGCCAACGGATCGTGGAAGAACCCGCAGTCGGGGCGCTGCCTGGACGACCCGTCGGGCAACACCGCGAACCAGACGGCGCTGCAGCTCTACGACTGCAACGGCAACGCCGCCCAGGTCTTCCGCGTCGCGGTGCCGATCATCGGCCCAGGCGGCCAGTGCGTCGACGTCGCCGGTGACGACCTGAACCAGAACGGCCAGCAGGTGCAGCTCTACAACTGCCTCACGATCGCCTCGTTCAACCCGGCGGCGCAGGATCAGCAGTGGACGCTAGCCGCCAACGGCACGATCCAGACGCTCGGCCGCTGTCTCGACATCGACGGCAACGGCACCGCGAACGGCACGCACGTCGAGCTGTACACGTGCAACGGGGTCGGCGGCCAGCAGTGGGTCCCGCAGGCCAACGGGTCGCTGCTCAACCCGCAGTCGGGCCGGTGCCTCGACGACCCGTCGGGCAACACCGCCAACAACACGGCGCTGCAGCTGTACGACTGCAACGGCAACGCGGCTCAGGTGTTCAGCTTCAACTGA
- a CDS encoding TetR/AcrR family transcriptional regulator, with amino-acid sequence MTTTQPAPHRALRKDATENRRRLIDAAKGVFAEHGLEAGVEEVAHVAGVGIGTLYRRFPTKDALIAELVRELLEDVVRLAHEAQDLGAGRGLEWFLYGIGETQAANRGCLARVWSDDTSNALRDEYRGLMLRLLADAREHGTVRDDATLTDIDLLFWSLRGVLEATGDASGPAWRRQVAVSVAGLRPSPEALAQPPVPDALVAAVRVAALKH; translated from the coding sequence ATGACGACCACCCAGCCCGCCCCGCACAGGGCGCTGCGAAAAGACGCCACCGAGAACCGCCGGCGCCTCATCGACGCGGCCAAGGGCGTCTTCGCCGAGCACGGGCTCGAGGCCGGCGTCGAAGAGGTCGCGCACGTGGCGGGCGTCGGCATCGGCACGCTCTACCGCCGGTTCCCGACGAAAGACGCCCTCATCGCCGAGCTCGTGCGCGAGCTGCTCGAAGACGTGGTGCGGCTGGCACACGAGGCGCAGGATCTCGGGGCGGGCCGTGGTCTCGAGTGGTTCCTCTACGGCATCGGCGAGACCCAGGCTGCCAATCGCGGCTGCCTCGCCCGGGTGTGGAGCGACGACACGAGCAACGCCCTCCGCGACGAGTACCGCGGCCTGATGCTGCGCTTGCTCGCCGACGCGCGCGAGCACGGCACGGTGCGAGACGACGCGACGCTCACCGACATCGACCTGCTGTTCTGGTCGCTGCGCGGGGTGCTCGAGGCGACGGGCGACGCGTCGGGCCCGGCCTGGCGGCGGCAGGTCGCCGTCTCGGTGGCAGGGCTGCGGCCCTCGCCCGAGGCGCTGGCGCAGCCGCCGGTGCCGGATGCACTCGTCGCCGCCGTGCGGGTGGCGGCGCTGAAGCACTAG
- a CDS encoding MFS transporter, protein MTTTAKRAHHQVTFAVLAVGVGAYALLQSLVTPVLPTIQTALHTSQTNVTWVLTAYLLSASIFTPILGRLGDMRGKKKMFVIALVALAVGSLLAALATTLPIMIAARVIQGVGGGVLPLAFGIIRDEFPSEKVGGAVGLIAALTAIGAGLGIVLAGPIVSALNYHWLFWIPLIMIAAAAVAAVALVPESQEKTPGRINWLTATLLSVWLVALLIAVSEAPTWGWGSAKVLGLLAAAVVFGVVWVLVERRSSNPLIDMRMMAIRAVWTTNLVALMFGVAMYALFAFLPEFLQTPSAAGYGFGASITKSGVMILPQAVFMFLVGLVAGRLAQRFGSKLVLIVGSLIGTAALVILAFAHIQEWEIYLATALTGIGFGLAFSSMSNIIVSAVPREQTGVASGMNANIRTIGGSLGAAVMASIVTAKVAPSGLPVESGYTNGFLMLAGAVFLSAVAGVFIPKITRHVVKHHTEEPDVALRHGELAMVPGGTVVGDESE, encoded by the coding sequence ATGACCACCACAGCCAAGCGGGCACACCACCAGGTGACCTTCGCCGTCCTCGCGGTCGGGGTCGGCGCCTACGCCCTCCTCCAGTCGCTGGTCACCCCGGTGCTGCCGACCATCCAGACGGCGCTCCACACCTCGCAGACCAACGTGACCTGGGTGCTGACGGCCTACCTGCTTTCGGCGTCGATCTTCACGCCGATCCTCGGCCGCCTCGGCGACATGCGCGGCAAGAAGAAGATGTTCGTGATCGCGCTCGTCGCCCTCGCCGTCGGTTCGCTCCTCGCAGCCCTCGCGACGACGCTGCCGATCATGATCGCGGCGCGCGTCATCCAGGGCGTCGGCGGCGGCGTGCTGCCGCTCGCGTTCGGCATCATCCGCGACGAGTTCCCGAGCGAGAAGGTCGGCGGGGCCGTGGGGCTCATCGCCGCGCTCACCGCGATCGGCGCAGGCCTCGGCATCGTTCTGGCCGGCCCGATCGTGTCGGCGCTCAACTACCACTGGCTGTTCTGGATCCCGCTCATCATGATCGCAGCGGCCGCGGTGGCCGCCGTCGCCCTCGTGCCCGAGAGCCAAGAGAAGACACCGGGCCGGATCAACTGGCTCACCGCGACGCTGCTGTCGGTCTGGCTCGTCGCGCTGCTGATCGCCGTGAGCGAGGCGCCGACGTGGGGCTGGGGCTCGGCGAAGGTGCTCGGCCTGCTCGCCGCGGCCGTCGTGTTCGGCGTCGTCTGGGTGCTCGTCGAGCGTCGCAGCTCGAACCCTCTGATCGACATGCGCATGATGGCGATCCGCGCCGTGTGGACGACCAACCTCGTGGCCCTCATGTTCGGCGTCGCGATGTACGCGCTCTTCGCGTTCCTGCCCGAGTTCTTGCAGACGCCGTCGGCGGCCGGGTACGGCTTCGGTGCGTCGATCACCAAGTCGGGCGTGATGATCCTGCCCCAGGCCGTGTTCATGTTCTTGGTGGGCCTCGTCGCCGGGCGTCTCGCCCAGCGGTTCGGGTCGAAGCTCGTGCTGATCGTGGGGTCGCTGATCGGCACCGCCGCCCTTGTGATCCTGGCGTTCGCCCACATCCAGGAGTGGGAGATCTATCTGGCGACGGCCCTCACCGGCATCGGCTTCGGCCTCGCCTTCTCATCGATGTCGAACATCATCGTGAGCGCCGTGCCCCGCGAGCAGACCGGCGTCGCCAGCGGCATGAACGCCAACATCCGCACCATCGGCGGCTCGCTCGGCGCCGCCGTCATGGCGAGCATCGTCACGGCCAAGGTGGCGCCCTCGGGCCTGCCGGTCGAGTCCGGCTACACGAACGGCTTCTTGATGCTGGCCGGCGCCGTCTTCCTCAGCGCCGTCGCCGGGGTGTTCATCCCGAAGATCACGCGCCACGTCGTCAAGCACCACACCGAGGAGCCCGACGTGGCGCTGCGTCACGGCGAGCTCGCCATGGTGCCCGGAGGTACCGTGGTGGGCGACGAATCGGAGTAA
- a CDS encoding MFS transporter produces MSSEAPTAPGPRQRVPGRYWRIAALSGMASYLDSGILVGVSVCLAIWATHYDLSVWALGSMSAILTVCIAIGSLFGGRLGDVFGRRLVYGFDIAFYALGAVVIVLAPNAVVLFIGIIIVGLAAGADLPTSLAVVSDAVPTWARGRLISFTQTMWTIGILVAIGLGLVTSKMGFVGTKIVIGQLAVVAIATWILRSRLKLEDHSAEQEQAVADTIGLEVPKGISLKNLLTRSVMIPMIATFGFYVLWGIAANTFGQFGTYFFVTVSGASQTLATGIGLAVVPLGIITSLVFVRFADSKWRDRIFFFAAALQIIAFLIGAISGGALLLAMLVFYILYNIVNTFAGEANYKVWSQLLFPPDTRGTAQGLTYSIARGVFAVVALFTPAILAWNPSFLLWGLVICIAGSSAIGAVIVRRLVPNAPAVVVAELEGGSGPSPISSVVPVVRVPRRQRAHSDH; encoded by the coding sequence ATGAGTTCCGAAGCACCCACCGCACCTGGCCCACGTCAGCGGGTTCCCGGCCGCTATTGGAGAATCGCCGCTCTCTCCGGGATGGCGTCGTACCTCGACTCCGGCATCCTCGTCGGGGTCTCGGTCTGTCTCGCCATCTGGGCCACCCACTACGACCTGTCGGTGTGGGCACTCGGCTCCATGAGCGCGATCCTCACCGTCTGCATCGCAATCGGCTCTCTGTTCGGAGGCCGCCTCGGCGACGTGTTCGGCCGCAGGCTCGTCTACGGCTTCGACATCGCCTTCTATGCGCTCGGTGCCGTCGTCATCGTGCTGGCCCCCAACGCAGTCGTGCTCTTCATCGGGATCATCATCGTCGGCCTCGCTGCGGGAGCCGACCTCCCGACGTCGCTCGCCGTCGTGTCCGACGCCGTGCCCACGTGGGCGCGAGGTCGTCTCATCAGCTTCACCCAGACCATGTGGACGATCGGAATCCTGGTCGCGATCGGGCTGGGTCTCGTCACCTCCAAGATGGGCTTCGTCGGCACGAAGATCGTGATCGGTCAGCTGGCGGTCGTGGCGATCGCGACCTGGATCCTGCGCTCCCGCCTGAAGCTCGAAGACCACAGCGCCGAGCAGGAACAAGCCGTCGCCGACACGATCGGCCTCGAAGTCCCGAAGGGCATCTCGCTGAAGAACCTGCTGACCCGCTCGGTCATGATCCCCATGATCGCGACATTCGGCTTCTACGTGCTCTGGGGAATCGCCGCCAACACCTTCGGCCAGTTCGGCACGTACTTCTTCGTCACGGTCAGCGGTGCCTCTCAGACGCTCGCCACCGGCATCGGCCTGGCAGTCGTGCCGCTGGGAATCATCACATCGCTCGTCTTCGTCCGATTCGCCGACTCCAAATGGCGCGACCGGATCTTCTTCTTCGCCGCGGCCCTCCAGATCATCGCGTTCCTCATCGGCGCCATCTCGGGAGGTGCGCTGCTGCTCGCGATGCTGGTCTTCTACATCCTCTACAACATCGTCAACACGTTCGCGGGCGAGGCCAACTACAAGGTCTGGTCGCAGCTCCTCTTCCCGCCGGACACGCGCGGCACCGCCCAGGGCCTGACCTACTCCATTGCCCGCGGGGTGTTCGCGGTCGTCGCGCTCTTCACTCCCGCGATCCTGGCTTGGAACCCGTCGTTCCTCCTCTGGGGTCTGGTGATCTGCATCGCCGGGTCGTCGGCGATCGGTGCCGTGATCGTGCGCCGCCTCGTGCCGAACGCACCCGCCGTCGTCGTCGCCGAACTGGAAGGCGGCTCGGGCCCGTCGCCGATCTCGAGCGTCGTGCCCGTCGTCAGGGTTCCTCGGCGACAGCGCGCCCACTCAGACCACTGA
- a CDS encoding L-rhamnose mutarotase, with amino-acid sequence MTPRDTEGRPAASAAGRACFLMRVRLDRLEPYLEAHQHVWAEMQEALRRAGWRDYALFVDRATGLVVGTLRSGDFAAAQARMADEDVNTRWQAAMGDWFAPVDERTAPGDIVELEEYFHLD; translated from the coding sequence ATGACGCCAAGAGACACCGAAGGACGGCCCGCGGCTTCGGCTGCGGGCCGCGCCTGCTTCCTCATGCGCGTGCGACTCGACCGCCTGGAGCCGTACCTCGAGGCCCACCAGCACGTCTGGGCCGAGATGCAGGAAGCGCTGCGGCGGGCCGGCTGGCGCGACTACGCCCTCTTCGTCGACCGTGCGACCGGGCTCGTCGTCGGCACCCTCCGGTCGGGGGACTTCGCCGCAGCCCAGGCCAGGATGGCCGATGAGGACGTCAACACGCGCTGGCAGGCAGCCATGGGCGACTGGTTCGCCCCCGTGGACGAGCGCACGGCCCCCGGCGACATCGTGGAACTCGAGGAGTACTTCCACCTCGACTGA
- a CDS encoding L-fucose/L-arabinose isomerase family protein, giving the protein MTTTTTTSPTAELERLLPAHSRRRTRIGLVAGGLGTYWPQFPGLLPQLQQCAAYVGDRFEKLDADVTDVGFVSDDQEAALAAERLRLVDCDLIVVYLTTYLTSSMVLPIAQRTGAPVLIIDLQPSPKMDHASFDTGLWLAYCGQCPVPEVGNVFRRAGIPFRSVSGWLEEDYSWRRIERWVTAAGVRAGLRHARHGLMGHLYPGMLDVSTDLTLLPTTFGSHVEALEFDDLRVRVEKVTDAETEARMELAREIFTIDDSVDDGDFAWGAKVSVGLDRLQEDFDLDSLAYYHRGLNGEQHERLGAGMILGASLLTARGVPTTGEYELRTTVAQMITQSVGAGGSFTEIQAINFEDGVVEMGHDGPAHLAVSSHDPLLRGLGVYHGKRGWGVSVEFDVQPGPVTLLGLGQDRDGALALVASEGDVVPGPLLAIGNTTSRVDFGMHPGEWVDRWSQTGIGHHWSLSIGHRSADYAAAAELLGIDFRQV; this is encoded by the coding sequence ATGACCACCACCACGACCACCTCTCCGACCGCCGAGCTCGAACGCCTGCTGCCTGCCCATAGCCGGCGCCGCACCCGCATCGGCCTCGTGGCCGGTGGCCTCGGCACCTACTGGCCGCAGTTCCCCGGGCTCCTGCCGCAGCTGCAGCAGTGCGCCGCCTACGTCGGCGACCGGTTCGAGAAGCTCGACGCCGACGTCACCGACGTGGGGTTCGTCTCGGACGACCAGGAGGCGGCCCTGGCGGCGGAGAGGTTGCGGCTCGTCGACTGCGACCTCATCGTTGTCTACCTGACCACCTACCTCACCTCTTCGATGGTGCTGCCGATCGCGCAGCGCACCGGCGCTCCGGTGCTCATCATCGACCTGCAGCCGAGTCCCAAGATGGACCACGCGTCGTTCGACACGGGGCTCTGGCTGGCATACTGCGGGCAGTGCCCTGTGCCCGAGGTCGGCAACGTCTTCCGCCGTGCGGGCATCCCGTTCCGCTCCGTCTCGGGCTGGCTCGAAGAGGACTACTCGTGGCGGCGCATCGAGCGGTGGGTCACCGCAGCCGGCGTTCGGGCCGGCCTGCGGCACGCCCGGCACGGCCTGATGGGGCACCTCTACCCGGGCATGCTCGACGTCTCGACCGATCTCACCCTCCTGCCGACGACGTTCGGCTCGCACGTCGAGGCGCTCGAGTTCGACGACCTCCGTGTGCGGGTCGAGAAGGTGACCGACGCCGAGACCGAGGCGCGAATGGAGCTCGCTCGTGAGATCTTCACCATCGACGACTCGGTGGACGACGGCGACTTCGCGTGGGGCGCGAAGGTCTCGGTCGGTCTCGATCGACTTCAGGAGGACTTCGACCTGGATTCTCTCGCCTACTACCACCGGGGTCTCAACGGCGAGCAGCACGAGCGGCTCGGCGCCGGCATGATCCTGGGCGCCTCCTTGCTCACCGCTCGCGGCGTGCCGACCACCGGCGAGTACGAGCTCCGCACCACGGTCGCGCAGATGATCACGCAGAGCGTCGGCGCCGGCGGTTCGTTCACCGAGATCCAGGCGATCAACTTCGAGGACGGCGTGGTCGAGATGGGCCACGACGGCCCGGCGCACCTGGCCGTGTCGTCGCACGACCCGCTGCTTCGCGGGCTCGGTGTTTACCACGGCAAGCGCGGCTGGGGCGTCTCGGTCGAGTTCGACGTGCAGCCCGGGCCGGTCACCCTGCTCGGTCTCGGGCAGGATCGCGACGGGGCGCTGGCCCTGGTCGCCTCCGAGGGCGACGTCGTGCCCGGGCCTCTGCTCGCGATCGGCAACACGACCAGCCGGGTCGACTTCGGCATGCACCCCGGCGAGTGGGTCGACCGCTGGAGCCAGACCGGCATCGGCCACCACTGGTCGCTGTCGATCGGGCACCGATCGGCCGACTACGCCGCTGCGGCAGAGCTGCTCGGCATCGACTTCCGCCAGGTCTGA
- a CDS encoding LacI family DNA-binding transcriptional regulator, translated as MSPDKPRQIGLTAVAKEAGVSIATVSNTLNRPDIVSPATRARVLEAIDRMDFVPNVAAATLRRGNNRLIGLVVPDITNPFYSEIARGVAAACDDHRYGMILCNSQDDPRRERDQLEMLAEHRAAGALVVPLTADEKRLARLRSLGTHLVLIDRTSDDGCSTSIDDVLGGRIAAQHLLDTRGTAFAVVNGPHGIPQCADRRRGAQAALAAVTGDDDGLVEYEVPEMTTEAGVEVVDRILSTSGPRPTGIMCTNDQLAIGVIRGLAEHGISVPGDVSVVGYGDLAIAADAPIPLTTIDQPKYALGRAAVEMLMGEIEEKEDAHRHATSVFRPSLIVRVSAPAA; from the coding sequence ATGAGCCCCGACAAGCCGCGTCAGATCGGGTTGACCGCCGTCGCCAAAGAAGCGGGCGTCTCGATCGCCACCGTGTCGAACACGCTCAACCGGCCCGACATCGTCTCGCCGGCGACCCGAGCCCGCGTTCTCGAGGCGATCGACCGGATGGACTTCGTGCCGAACGTCGCCGCCGCGACGCTCCGCCGCGGCAACAACCGCCTCATCGGTCTGGTGGTGCCCGACATCACGAACCCGTTCTATTCGGAGATCGCCCGGGGCGTGGCCGCCGCCTGCGATGACCACCGCTACGGCATGATCCTGTGCAACAGCCAGGACGACCCTCGGCGCGAGCGCGACCAGCTCGAGATGCTGGCAGAGCACCGGGCGGCCGGAGCCCTCGTCGTACCGCTCACCGCAGACGAGAAGCGCCTGGCGCGGCTTCGCAGCCTCGGCACGCACCTCGTGCTGATCGACCGCACGAGCGACGACGGCTGCTCCACGTCGATCGACGACGTGCTGGGCGGCAGGATCGCGGCGCAGCACCTGCTCGATACCCGCGGCACCGCGTTCGCCGTGGTCAACGGACCGCACGGGATCCCTCAGTGCGCCGATCGCCGTCGGGGCGCGCAGGCCGCTCTCGCGGCAGTCACCGGAGACGACGACGGTCTCGTGGAATACGAGGTGCCCGAGATGACGACGGAGGCGGGTGTCGAGGTGGTCGATCGCATCCTGAGCACCTCAGGCCCCCGGCCCACCGGCATCATGTGCACAAACGACCAACTCGCAATCGGTGTGATCCGCGGGCTCGCCGAGCACGGCATCTCGGTGCCGGGCGACGTGTCGGTGGTGGGCTACGGCGATCTGGCGATCGCCGCCGACGCGCCGATCCCGCTGACCACCATCGACCAGCCGAAGTACGCGCTCGGACGCGCGGCGGTCGAGATGCTCATGGGCGAGATCGAAGAGAAGGAAGACGCCCATCGCCATGCGACGAGCGTCTTCCGTCCTTCTTTGATCGTGCGGGTGTCAGCACCCGCCGCCTGA